TTCACGTAGATGTCGTTCCGCGCGCCGCCGCGCCACACGTAGGCGAACAGGAACCGCCCGTCGGTCGAGAGCGCGGCCGAGGGCCAGTGCCGCTTGTCGAGCCCGTCGCCGAAGACCAGCTTGTCGAGCGCGGCCTCGTCGCCGAGGACGTGGCGGTAGATCCTGCGATAGTAGAACTCATCACCGGGCGGCACGTCGCCGGGCGCGGGGAAGCGGCTGTAGTAGAACGCGTTGCCGTCGGGCTCCCACGCCACGCCGGCGGCGCGCGCGTAGGGGATCTCGTCGCGCAGGTCGGTCCCCGAGTCCACGTCCATCACGCGCAGCACGCTCATCTCGCTCCCGCCCTCGGAGGTCCCGTACGCGAGCAGGAGCCCGTTCTCCGACGGATGCCACCAGTCGAGACTGACCGGGACGCCGCTTCCGAGCGCGGACGGGTCGATGAGCGCCCGCGGCTCCGCGTCGCCGACGCGCACGCAGAGCACCGGCTGTTCGTTCTCGGGGTTCCGCCGCGTGAAGAACAGACGGTCGCCCTGGAGCGCAAGCCCGCCGATGCTCGGGATGTCGAGGAGCTCGCCGAGCCTGCGCCGCACGTCATCGCGGGCTGGGCACGCGCCGAGGAACGCTTCCGCGTACGCCTCCTGCGCGTCGATCCACGCCGAGGACTCGGGCGACGTCCAGTCCTCGAGCCAGCGGTACGGGTCGGGGATGACGCGGCCGTGGAGCGTGTCGGTGTCGGCGGCGATGCGGGTGGCGGGCGGGGCGTCGGGCGCGGCCGCCGGCGCGTTGGCGTCCGGCGTGGCGTCGATCGCGGCCGCCGCGACGGGGAGGGCCGCGAGAGCGGCGAGGGCGGCAACGGCCACCCGCCCGCGCCCGCGGGCCCGAGCGCGCGGTGTCAGCATGGACGTTCTCCTGGGTCTGTCAGAGGCCGGCGAGCCTGCCTATCTGGTATACACCGAAGCTCACGAGCCACGCAAGGGAGAGCTGGGAGGCGACGGAGAACCACATCCAGCCATTGCCCGCCTCCCGCCGGATGGCGGCGACCGTGGCCACGCAGGGCGTGTAGATGAGAACGAACATCATGAACGCAAAGGCCGCGAGCGGCGTGATGCCGTTTCCCGGGTCGCGGAGCGCCCGCGCCAGGGACTCGCGCGGCTCCCCGGCCGTGTCGGACTCCGCGTGGTAGAGGACGCCCAGCGTCGAGACGATGACCTCCTTGGCGACGAACCCCGTCACGAGGCTCACGCTCATCTCCCAGGTGAACCCCAGCGGCTTCATGGCGGGCGCGATGGTCTGCCCGATGCGGCCCACGTACGAGCTCGCGATGTCCTGCGCTTCCGCGTCCCCGCCGGGCCGCGCGGCCTGCGGGAACGCGCCGAGGAACCACAGCACGACCGACGCGACGAGGATGACCCCGCCCATCTTCTGGAGATAGAGCTTCGCGCGCTCCCACATGTGGATGGAGAGCCCCTTCAGCGTCGGGAGACGATACGGCGGCAGCTCCATCACGAACGGCTCTGGGGAGCTCCTGAACAGCGTCTTCGCCAGCAGCCTCCCGAGGAGGATGACCGCCACGATGCCCGACAGGTACACGATGAAGACGACGCTCCCCGCGCGCTCGCCGAAGAACGCGCCGGCGATGAGGAGGTAGACCGGGAAGCGCGCGCTGCACGACATGAACGGGATGAGGAGGACCGTCAGCACGCGGTCGCGCCGCGACTCGAGCGTGCGCGTGGCCATGATGGCCGGTACGCTGCACCCGAACCCCATGAGCATCGGGATGAACGACTTCCCGTGGAGTCCGAGCGCGTGCATGACGCGGTCCATGAGGAACGCCGCGCGCGCCATGTAGCCCGAGTCCTCGAGGAACGAGACGCCGAGGAAGAGGATGAGGATGTTCGGCAGGAACACGATGACCGACCCGACGCCGCCGACGATGCCGCTCACGAAGAGGTCGGTGAGAAGGCCGGGGGGCAGGCCGGCGCAGACGGTGCCGCACAGCCAGTTGATGAACGCGTCGATCCAGCGCATGGGGTGCGCGCCGAGGCGGAACGTGAGCTGGAAGAGCACCCACATGAAGAGGAGGAAGATGGGGTAGCCGAGGAAGCGGTTGGTGAAGACGCCGTCGATGCGGCGCGAGAGCTCCATGCGGTCGGCGCGCGCCTCCGTGAGTGCCTCGCGGAGCGCGCCGGCGACGTAGCCGTGGCGGCCCTCGGAGATGACCCTCTCCGGGTCCGAGCGCGTGGCGGTCGCGATGTGCTGCGCGCCCCGGGAGGCCGCCTCGCGGACCCGTGCGAGGCCGGGCGCGTCGCCTGCCACGAGCGCCGCGACCTCCGTGTCGCCCTCGATGAGCTTCGTGGCGACCCAGCGCGCGGGCAGCCCCTTGAGGTCGGCGCCGGACGACTCGACGGCGCGGGCCAGCTCCGCCACGACGTCGTCCACGTGGCCGCCGTAGGAGACGGGCACGTGGCGGTGGCGCGCCTCGCGGTCCTCGAC
This genomic stretch from Candidatus Effluviviaceae Genus I sp. harbors:
- the feoB gene encoding ferrous iron transport protein B, producing the protein MAEKRTLRIALAGNPNSGKTSVFNCLTGARQHVGNWPGVTVERKTGRFSHRGYDIEIVDLPGTYSLTTFSVEERVARSFIVDERPDVVVDVVDAGNLARNLYLTVQLLELGAHVVVDLNMWDELEASGATLDKARLATLLGTPVVSTVAQRCDGVTDLMDAVVDLVEDREARHRHVPVSYGGHVDDVVAELARAVESSGADLKGLPARWVATKLIEGDTEVAALVAGDAPGLARVREAASRGAQHIATATRSDPERVISEGRHGYVAGALREALTEARADRMELSRRIDGVFTNRFLGYPIFLLFMWVLFQLTFRLGAHPMRWIDAFINWLCGTVCAGLPPGLLTDLFVSGIVGGVGSVIVFLPNILILFLGVSFLEDSGYMARAAFLMDRVMHALGLHGKSFIPMLMGFGCSVPAIMATRTLESRRDRVLTVLLIPFMSCSARFPVYLLIAGAFFGERAGSVVFIVYLSGIVAVILLGRLLAKTLFRSSPEPFVMELPPYRLPTLKGLSIHMWERAKLYLQKMGGVILVASVVLWFLGAFPQAARPGGDAEAQDIASSYVGRIGQTIAPAMKPLGFTWEMSVSLVTGFVAKEVIVSTLGVLYHAESDTAGEPRESLARALRDPGNGITPLAAFAFMMFVLIYTPCVATVAAIRREAGNGWMWFSVASQLSLAWLVSFGVYQIGRLAGL